The Eremothecium gossypii ATCC 10895 chromosome VII, complete sequence nucleotide sequence AGCAGATGGTGAAGCTCGCATATCTGCTGCTTATCGCGCCGCCGGACACGTACTTGTTATACTTCAAGCAACTAATGAGCCAGCTTGAGGACTATCTATTCAGCACCGACACGCCGCTGAAGGCGAACTGTTTCATCCTCCTGCGCGCCGTATTTTTGTGCATCGAACAGATGCACATCGCAGACTACTGGTCCATGATCAGCCACGGTTTGCAGACGGGACTTCAGGCGTTCTACGAGAGCCTCCAGATCCAGGAACCGATCGACGCACACCTGGTGCTGCACATGTGCAAGTGCCTCGacctgctgctcgtgctCAACATTGAAGACTTCAGCGCCACGAACGAGTGGCTGTTCATCATCGACACCATCAACTGCATCTATAAAACGGACCCATTCATGGCTCTCATCGACGAGATCAGCGAATGCAAAGACTACACGGGCAGCCACATTGCCGACATCGAGCTCGCCGCGGGTGATGCACGCCTCCCGCTTCTGTGTGGTATCCGCCGCGTCGACAGCCACCTCGCCCTACGCACCTTCTTCCACAACCTCAGCTACAGCCACTACGAGACGTCGTACAGCCTCAAACCCATTGACCAGGCTGCCTGTTGCAGAGACGTCGCGGCAGACATCCTGGCCGCTATATCTACCACCAACTAACTGTTTCTATAGAATCTATAAACGCTCAGCACCTCCCAGCCcgctcgccgccgctcCACCAGTTCCGCGACCCAGCCAGCCGCCCGCATCCCCGCGGCCACCTCCTCCGGGCGGTTCCGCGCGCAGAACAGGATGTACGCAACACCGCTCGAGGCCAGCACCCGCCCCAGCGCGCCCAGCATGCGTGTCGTCACCTCCATCCCGTCCGCGCCGCCCTCCAGCGCCACCTCCAGCCAGCGCTCCTCGCgctcgcccgccgccggcccCTGCGGCACTCCCTCCGCCGGCACGTACGGCGGGTTAAACACCAGCACGTCAACCTGCCCGTCCGCTAGCCCCGTAACCAGATCCGTCCTCGCCGCACACAGCGCCCCGCGGCACCCGGTGCTCTGCACTGTCTCCGCCGTCGTCGCCAACGCCCATGGGCTCACGTCCGTCGCCAAGTACACGCTCATCGGCTGCGGCATCTCGTGCTGCATCATGAACGCCGTCACCACCCCCGACCCACAGCCCACCTCGCACACCACCGAAGCCCTTGGCTGTCGCTGCCGCAGCCACGTCCGCTCCTTCTCCAGGCAATCCAGCAGCAAAAACGAGTCCTCGCTCGGCTCGTACACCCTCTCAGGATCACACTTAACTTCCGGAGTCGCCAGCATCGATCTCCCTTCTTTCGCCCTCCCGGGTTTGCTCGTGCCCGCGGTGGCAAAAGATCACCTGCACGCCACGTTATTTATCACCACTACATCACCCAACAGCGATGTTACTGAAGGTCAAGACACTAACGGGCAAGGAGATCCAGATCGACGTGGCGCCCGAGGACAAGGTCTACCGCATCAaagagctgctggaggagcaggagggCATCCCGCCCTCCCAGCAGCGCCTGATTTTCCAAGGTAAACAGATGTAAGTATGCTTGGCGGCTACGGACAAGGCAGGTATTAACAACGATAGCGACGACGATCAGACGGTGATGTCCGCGCGGCTGGCGCACGGCATGCAGCTGCATCTGGTCCTGACACTGCGCGGGGGTTAGCGGGCCAGGAGTCCTGCGGGTGGGGTCCTGCCGCCGCCCTAGtcggcagcggcggcgtAGCGGGCCTCGGAGTGGTCGCTTCGTGGGACGGCGGTAGAGTAGGAGAGTAGGTATCACAGCGCAGCTGTATGTTTATAGCGGGCAGCATGATGAGGCTGCCAGGAAACAAACAAAAACTTGCACAAACCACACGGGCGGCGGATGACAGAGGCAACGAAGGAGGATGTgacggcggcgcagctgTTGACAGCGCCGGTAGGACACGACGGGGCGCGGAAGGGCATGGATGTGGATATTCTGGACGtggaggagctgcgggACTGGCAGCGGCGCAAACGCTCAGAGTTCGAGGAGGCGCTGAAGCGCAACAGGCTGGACGTGCGGCAGTGGCTGCGATACGCGGCGTTCGAGTACGAACAGCGGGACATGCGGCGTGCTAGGTCGGTGTTTgagcgcgcgctggcggTTGCGCCGGGTGATGTAGTGGTGTGGCTGCGGTACGTGGACTgcgagctgcgcgcgcgcgacgTCAACCACGCGCGGAACCTGCTGGTGCGCGCGacggcgctgctgccgcggGTGGACAAGTTATGGTACAAGTATGTGCTGATGGAGGAATCGCTGGGTCAGGTGGAGCTGGTGCGGGGCGTGTACACGAAGTGGTGCACGTTGGAAcctgcggcggcagcgTGGGATGCGTTCGTGGACTTCGAGACGCGACAGGGACAGGTGGAGCACGTTCGCGAGGTATACAGCCGCTACGTGATGGTACACCCGGTCGCGGCAACATGGCTCAAGTGGGTTGCGTTCGAGCGGAAGCACGGGGACGCGGGGACCGTGCGGCGGGTGTACTCGCTGGCGTGCGATACTTTGACGGCGTTTGCGGGGGCCGATGTACACGAAGTCGAACAGCTGGTCGTGTCGTTTGCGGAGTGGGAGGCGACGCAGCAGGAACTGGAGCGCAGCCGTGCCGTGCTCTCCGTTGCGGTCAGCCGCTGGCCTGAATCCAGCACCCTCAAGGACGCGAcggcgcagctggagaagAAGTTCGGCGGCGCTCGCGCCGGCGAGTCTATCCTGTTCAAGCGGAAGCGCGAGTACGAGGAGCAGCTACTGGCCCATCCCTTGGATTACGATGCGTGGTGGCTCTATCTGGATTTGTTAGAGGAGAGCTTTCCCGCGGAACTACGTGCCGCGCTGGCAGAAGCGACGGTTAAAGCCGTCCCGAGAAGCCAGGAGAAGGATATGCAGTGGCGCAAATACGTCAACCTTTGGTTGCGGTATCTACTATTTTTGGAGACAGTGCTAGTGGATTCCGATCTGACACGGAGTATGTACCAGAAGCTGGTGAGGGAGGTGATTCCTAATACGAAATTTACGTTTGCAAAAGCGTGGATAATGTATGCTGAGTTTGAGATTCGCCAAGAAAAGTTAGACAAAGCGCGAAAGATCCTGGGAATGTCGCTGGGTATGTGTCCCAAACCAAAGCTGTTCCAATATTACATTGATTTGGAGATTAAACTCAAAGAATTTGATAGAGTACGTCGACTGCACGAAAAACTTCTCGAGTTCCAGCCCGATGTACTCTCTAATTGGATCGAGTACGCTGAACTGGAGGAAAATCTGGGTGATGAGGACCGTGCACGTGGTATCTACGAGATTGGGCTCACCGCGGACGGTGGCTTAAGCCAAGCAaggcagctgcagctgatGCAGAGGTATATCCAATTTGAAACAGACGCCAGTGAGTTCGAGAGAGCGAGAGCCTTGTACTCGCGCTATGTAGCGCTTAGCGGCTATGACCCTAATGTGTGGATAAGTTGTGCGCTATATGAGTCATCTGTTCCGACAGCAGCACAAGTTGCGTCTTACGCACATGACCAGCCTAACAGTGATGGTGACGATTCAGATGACGCATATGAACAAGAATTTGAGCTTACCGAGGAAAACAAAGAGCAGACACGTGCGATCTTTGAGAAAGCACTTCGTCACTACACAAGTGAGAAGGATGATGAAGGGAGAATACTAGTCTTGCAGGCCTATAAAGACTATGAATCCATACACGGTTCTGCGGAAGCTCGGCAGAAAATTGCGTCTAGACAGCCAAGAAAGGTGACAAGGAAGCGGACGGTGGACGGGATCGAGAAGGAGTATGTCGCGTACGAGTTTCCTGACGACACTGTGAGTACTTCATCTGTTGCCTCCAAGTTCGTTAGCCTAGCACAGAGATGGAAGCAACAGCAAGCGCCATGAGCGGTGCCATCAGTATCTTGTATATAAAGGGAAGCGAAACGTCGTATATCGTACCTAAACATTCGGAATAAGTAGGACATCTATCGCATATGATTTAGGAGTTTCTGACAGAAAGAGTATCTGCACGAACGCGCCTGTCTCAAGAAGACGGTGGTGgcggtggtggtggtggtggtggtggtggtggtggtaAGACGGCAGCTGGCGGGCCAGGTGCCGCCTTCTCCACGCCATTGCGCGCATTCTCTGGCTCTTCTTGAGCAGATTGGCTACTCCCGGCAGACGACGCAGTAGCTGCTGTCTGTCGTAGTGGAGGCGCCGTCTGTGGTGGGGCAGGTGGCCCTTCAATGGGTACAGCCGTTTTGACGGCTGGAGATGCATCAGGGGCAGGGGGTACGCCTGCTTGGGGAAGTGTAGCTGGTGCAGGCAAGGCTACTGGAGGTGGCAATGTGCCTggcgctgcgggcgcgggTAGCGCTGCCGGAGGTGGTAGTGTCCCCGGAGCAGCGAGGGAGCCGGGCGGAGGTAGCGCCCCCGGAGGTGCCATGGTCCCGGGAGGATGCAGGGAAGCGGGAGCAACGCCACTATTAGCAGACCCACTCCCAGGTGCACTAGGGTGTGAGCCCACAGGACCTGATGGAGGCGGTGCGTCTTGTTGTAGCTTTTTCGTTTCTCTAAA carries:
- the RUB1 gene encoding NEDD8 family protein RUB1 (Syntenic homolog of Saccharomyces cerevisiae YDR139C (RUB1); 1-intron), producing MLLKVKTLTGKEIQIDVAPEDKVYRIKELLEEQEGIPPSQQRLIFQGKQIDDDQTVMSARLAHGMQLHLVLTLRGG
- the CLF1 gene encoding Clf1p (Syntenic homolog of Saccharomyces cerevisiae YLR117C (CLF1)), which gives rise to MTEATKEDVTAAQLLTAPVGHDGARKGMDVDILDVEELRDWQRRKRSEFEEALKRNRLDVRQWLRYAAFEYEQRDMRRARSVFERALAVAPGDVVVWLRYVDCELRARDVNHARNLLVRATALLPRVDKLWYKYVLMEESLGQVELVRGVYTKWCTLEPAAAAWDAFVDFETRQGQVEHVREVYSRYVMVHPVAATWLKWVAFERKHGDAGTVRRVYSLACDTLTAFAGADVHEVEQLVVSFAEWEATQQELERSRAVLSVAVSRWPESSTLKDATAQLEKKFGGARAGESILFKRKREYEEQLLAHPLDYDAWWLYLDLLEESFPAELRAALAEATVKAVPRSQEKDMQWRKYVNLWLRYLLFLETVLVDSDLTRSMYQKLVREVIPNTKFTFAKAWIMYAEFEIRQEKLDKARKILGMSLGMCPKPKLFQYYIDLEIKLKEFDRVRRLHEKLLEFQPDVLSNWIEYAELEENLGDEDRARGIYEIGLTADGGLSQARQLQLMQRYIQFETDASEFERARALYSRYVALSGYDPNVWISCALYESSVPTAAQVASYAHDQPNSDGDDSDDAYEQEFELTEENKEQTRAIFEKALRHYTSEKDDEGRILVLQAYKDYESIHGSAEARQKIASRQPRKVTRKRTVDGIEKEYVAYEFPDDTVSTSSVASKFVSLAQRWKQQQAP
- the MTQ2 gene encoding S-adenosylmethionine-dependent methyltransferase (Syntenic homolog of Saccharomyces cerevisiae YDR140W (MTQ2)) — its product is MLATPEVKCDPERVYEPSEDSFLLLDCLEKERTWLRQRQPRASVVCEVGCGSGVVTAFMMQHEMPQPMSVYLATDVSPWALATTAETVQSTGCRGALCAARTDLVTGLADGQVDVLVFNPPYVPAEGVPQGPAAGEREERWLEVALEGGADGMEVTTRMLGALGRVLASSGVAYILFCARNRPEEVAAGMRAAGWVAELVERRRAGWEVLSVYRFYRNS